A region of Ochrobactrum quorumnocens DNA encodes the following proteins:
- a CDS encoding thioredoxin domain-containing protein, protein MTNISSNRLGAAPSAYLRQHADNPVHWQPWGKDALDAAQELNRPILLSIGYAACHWCHVMAHESFEDPEVASVMNTLFVNVKVDREERPDIDQIYMAALSAMGQQGGWPLTMFLRPDGKPFWGGTYFPPQARHNLPGFLDVLKAVSNLWQGNKEKINHNAEAVFNHLEARLAAQNDASANEIARFDDVADRIYEMFDPVRGGINGAPKFPNTPFMDALWLSWLYNRQATHRDMFLLSLKTMLQGGIYDHLGGGLCRYSVDADWLVPHFEKMLYDNAQVIRHATYAYAETKDELFRVRIEEIVNWLIREMRLPDGSFASSLDADSEGEEGKFYIFSEAEIDNVLGDQAGNFKTYYGVKPEGNFEGMNILNRLHAVNEDGLVPSNIAAARDKLLHYRNARVQPGRDEKALTDWNALMIRALAEAGRCFKRSDWVDYAVSAYRSIGSSFQDGRIAHCRMYDVLVYPALSTDYAAMMNAALSLFEATGDRTFIRDAVALKDALDANNCDASGNHRLSALDAEDVILHSYGDYDEAIPNATSQIIEAFTRLFLATGDMHLYIQNERLVEQAMGRALVQQYGQIGILNACRFAAEPLSLVIADEGADGELAATAERITDPRRLDKFVQFEAGKEIELPTGGIAHANKPSAWLCKGQVCLAPVETPAALEILLRG, encoded by the coding sequence ATGACCAATATCAGCAGCAACAGACTCGGAGCCGCACCAAGCGCTTATCTGCGTCAGCACGCCGATAATCCGGTTCATTGGCAGCCCTGGGGCAAAGATGCACTTGATGCAGCGCAGGAGCTGAACCGCCCTATCCTGCTATCGATTGGTTATGCTGCCTGCCACTGGTGCCACGTCATGGCGCATGAGTCTTTCGAAGACCCGGAAGTTGCCAGCGTCATGAACACGCTGTTCGTCAATGTTAAGGTCGACCGCGAGGAACGACCCGATATCGATCAGATCTATATGGCTGCGCTGAGTGCCATGGGACAGCAAGGCGGGTGGCCGCTTACGATGTTTCTGCGTCCTGATGGCAAGCCATTCTGGGGTGGTACATATTTTCCACCTCAGGCTCGACATAACTTGCCGGGTTTTTTGGACGTGCTCAAGGCAGTCAGTAATCTCTGGCAGGGAAATAAAGAAAAAATTAACCATAATGCCGAGGCTGTGTTTAATCATCTGGAAGCACGGCTGGCGGCGCAGAACGATGCCAGCGCGAACGAGATTGCACGCTTCGATGATGTTGCAGATCGCATATATGAAATGTTCGATCCGGTTCGAGGCGGCATCAATGGCGCACCGAAGTTTCCGAACACGCCGTTCATGGATGCCCTCTGGTTATCCTGGCTCTATAATCGGCAAGCGACCCATCGCGATATGTTTCTGCTTTCATTGAAGACGATGTTGCAAGGCGGCATCTATGATCATTTGGGTGGCGGACTTTGTCGCTATAGCGTCGATGCAGACTGGCTCGTGCCACATTTTGAAAAGATGCTTTATGACAATGCTCAAGTCATTAGGCACGCGACTTATGCCTATGCCGAGACTAAGGATGAATTGTTCCGTGTCCGAATCGAAGAGATAGTCAATTGGTTGATACGAGAAATGCGTTTGCCGGATGGCAGTTTTGCATCAAGCCTCGATGCGGACAGTGAAGGCGAAGAAGGAAAGTTCTATATCTTTTCAGAGGCGGAAATCGATAACGTCCTCGGTGATCAGGCGGGAAACTTCAAAACCTATTATGGTGTGAAACCCGAGGGTAATTTTGAAGGCATGAATATTCTCAACCGTCTTCATGCCGTCAATGAAGACGGTTTAGTACCGTCGAATATCGCGGCGGCCAGAGACAAGCTTCTCCATTATCGCAATGCTCGTGTTCAACCGGGGCGCGACGAAAAAGCTCTTACCGACTGGAACGCTCTTATGATCCGCGCGCTGGCGGAGGCCGGCCGTTGTTTCAAGCGATCAGATTGGGTTGACTACGCCGTTTCGGCCTATCGTTCAATAGGTTCATCGTTTCAGGATGGGCGCATCGCACATTGCCGAATGTATGACGTGCTGGTCTACCCTGCCCTCTCGACAGATTACGCCGCGATGATGAATGCCGCACTTTCACTGTTTGAAGCAACTGGTGACAGAACATTCATTCGCGATGCGGTTGCGCTCAAAGACGCGCTTGATGCAAACAATTGCGACGCGTCAGGCAATCACCGACTTTCCGCACTCGATGCGGAGGACGTAATTCTGCATAGTTATGGCGATTATGACGAAGCGATCCCCAATGCCACCAGCCAGATCATTGAAGCTTTCACACGGCTGTTTCTCGCAACAGGCGATATGCACCTTTATATCCAGAATGAACGTCTGGTTGAACAGGCCATGGGTCGTGCGCTTGTCCAGCAATATGGCCAGATCGGCATATTGAATGCGTGCCGCTTTGCAGCCGAACCGCTGTCTTTGGTAATTGCTGATGAAGGTGCTGATGGTGAACTCGCTGCCACGGCAGAAAGAATTACCGATCCAAGGCGGCTTGATAAATTCGTTCAATTTGAAGCAGGCAAAGAAATTGAGCTCCCGACAGGTGGCATTGCACATGCCAATAAACCGTCAGCCTGGCTCTGCAAGGGGCAAGTCTGCCTAGCGCCTGTCGAGACCCCTGCCGCACTCGAAATCCTGCTGAGAGGCTAA
- the rho gene encoding transcription termination factor Rho, producing MQEMKLQELKNKTPVELLAFAETLEVENASAMRKQELMFAILKSLAAQDVEIIGEGVVEVLQDGFGFLRSADANYLPGPDDIYISPSQLRRFSLKTGDTVEGPIRGPKEGERYFALLKVNTINFEDPEKIRHKVHFDNLTPLYPNERFKMELEVPTSKDLSSRVIDLVAPLGKGQRGLIVAPPRTGKTVLLQNIAHSITANHPECYLIVLLIDERPEEVTDMQRSVKGEVVSSTFDEPASRHVQVAEMVIEKAKRLVEHGRDVVILLDSITRLGRAYNTVVPSSGKVLTGGVDANALQRPKRFFGAARNIEEGGSLTIIATALIDTGSRMDEVIFEEFKGTGNSEIVLDRKVADKRIFPAMDILKSGTRKEDLLVPRADLQKIFVLRRILAPMGTTDAIEFLIDKLKQTKSNGEFFDSMNT from the coding sequence ATGCAGGAAATGAAACTACAAGAACTTAAAAACAAAACCCCGGTTGAGCTGCTGGCATTTGCCGAAACGCTTGAGGTCGAAAATGCGAGCGCAATGCGCAAGCAGGAACTGATGTTCGCGATTCTCAAGAGCCTTGCTGCTCAGGACGTCGAAATTATCGGCGAGGGAGTTGTTGAAGTGCTGCAGGACGGATTTGGCTTCCTGCGCTCTGCCGATGCCAACTATCTGCCAGGCCCGGACGATATTTATATTTCTCCTTCCCAGCTTCGCCGCTTCTCGTTGAAGACCGGCGATACGGTTGAAGGTCCGATCCGTGGTCCTAAGGAAGGCGAACGTTATTTCGCACTCCTCAAGGTCAACACGATCAATTTTGAAGATCCGGAAAAGATCCGCCACAAGGTTCATTTTGATAACCTGACGCCGCTCTATCCAAATGAGCGCTTCAAGATGGAGCTGGAAGTTCCAACCTCAAAGGATCTTTCGTCCCGCGTTATCGATCTGGTTGCGCCACTCGGCAAAGGCCAGCGCGGTCTGATCGTCGCTCCGCCACGTACCGGTAAGACTGTTCTGTTGCAGAACATTGCGCATTCGATCACTGCGAACCATCCTGAATGCTATCTGATCGTTCTTCTGATTGACGAACGTCCGGAAGAAGTGACCGACATGCAGCGTTCGGTTAAGGGCGAAGTTGTTTCTTCGACCTTCGACGAACCGGCATCACGTCACGTTCAGGTCGCTGAAATGGTCATCGAAAAGGCAAAGCGCCTTGTTGAACATGGCCGTGACGTTGTGATCCTTCTCGACTCCATCACCCGTCTTGGACGCGCTTACAACACCGTTGTGCCTTCATCCGGCAAGGTTTTGACCGGTGGTGTCGATGCAAACGCACTCCAGCGGCCGAAGCGCTTCTTCGGTGCAGCCCGTAACATTGAAGAAGGTGGCTCGCTCACCATCATCGCCACCGCGCTGATCGATACCGGTTCGCGTATGGACGAAGTGATCTTCGAAGAATTCAAGGGCACGGGTAACTCGGAAATCGTTCTTGATCGTAAGGTTGCCGACAAACGTATCTTCCCTGCCATGGACATTCTCAAGTCCGGCACACGTAAGGAAGACCTGTTGGTGCCACGCGCCGATCTCCAGAAGATTTTCGTACTTCGCCGCATTCTTGCACCGATGGGGACTACCGATGCGATCGAGTTCCTTATCGACAAGCTCAAGCAGACCAAGAGCAATGGCGAGTTCTTCGATTCTATGAATACGTAA
- the hemJ gene encoding protoporphyrinogen oxidase HemJ has protein sequence MSASDKANSGKAALIRTVVGLAVVVLGLWGLFHVNPADAYLWVKSIHVIAVIAWMAGMLYLPRLFVYHCATTPGSETSETFKVMERRLLRFIINPAMVVTWIAGLWMAWEIFGFRGGWLHAKLLLVVLLSGLHGYLSKATRLFAEDRNTKSAKHWRIINEVPTLLMIFIVILVIVKPF, from the coding sequence ATGAGTGCCTCCGATAAAGCAAACAGCGGCAAAGCCGCTCTGATCCGTACCGTCGTCGGTCTTGCGGTTGTGGTACTTGGTTTATGGGGATTGTTTCACGTGAATCCAGCTGACGCTTATCTTTGGGTCAAATCGATCCATGTCATTGCCGTAATCGCCTGGATGGCAGGCATGCTCTATCTGCCGCGTCTTTTCGTCTATCATTGCGCGACAACACCCGGTTCAGAAACCTCGGAAACCTTCAAGGTGATGGAACGGCGGTTGCTTCGTTTCATCATTAATCCTGCCATGGTTGTGACATGGATAGCCGGTCTTTGGATGGCTTGGGAGATTTTCGGGTTTCGGGGTGGCTGGTTGCATGCCAAGCTTTTGCTGGTCGTTCTGTTGTCTGGCCTTCACGGTTATCTGTCAAAGGCAACACGGCTCTTCGCAGAAGATCGTAACACCAAATCAGCCAAACACTGGAGAATCATCAATGAAGTTCCGACACTACTGATGATCTTCATCGTTATTCTTGTGATCGTGAAGCCATTCTAA